A single genomic interval of Penicillium psychrofluorescens genome assembly, chromosome: 2 harbors:
- a CDS encoding uncharacterized protein (ID:PFLUO_003265-T1.cds;~source:funannotate) gives MTAIYPDLQGKAIVVTGASSGIGRKLAIQLAQQGASVGLLDIVKPDEVADEIQKLTKQARAISLAVDVAKADQVDAAIQQVLSTFGRLDGAANVAGIVGDRQASDTSHGLENLKDADWDKILRVNLDGVKNCLRAEIRAMKGPGSIVNAASISGQMANPFATAYSVSKWGVIGLTKGAAGEVGSRGIRVNSVAPGPVKTALTESLGQEALTQLFAPRMALGRIADPEDVTPAFMFLLSDASGYMTGTV, from the exons ATGACTGCCATCTATCCGGACCTTCAAGGCAAGGCGATCGTTGTCACCGGTGCGTCCTCCGGCATCGGACGCAAATTAGCGATACAGCTTGCCCAGCAGGGGGCCAGTGTCGGGTTACTGGATATCGTAAAACCCGACGAAGTTGCCGACGAAATCCAGAAGCTCACCAAGCAGGCACGCGCAATCTCCTTAGCCGTAGATGTCGCAAAGGCCGACCAAGTGGACGCTGCAATCCAGCAAGTATTGAGTACATTCGGTCGCCTAGACGGGGCAGCCAATGTGGCCGGGATCGTGGGCGACAGGCAGGCATCGGATACCTCGCACGGACTTGAAAACCTGAAAGATGCGGATTGGGACAAGATTTTGAGAGTTAATCTGGACGGCGTGAAGAATTGTTTGCGTGCCGAAATCAGAGCCATGAAGGGTCCGGGCTCCATTGTGAACGCGGCCTCCATCTCAGGCCAGATGGCCAACCCCTTTGCCACCGCATACTCAGTAAGCAAATGGGGAGTAATCGGGCTCACTAAAGGCGCTGCCGGGGAGGTTGGCAGCCGAGGGATTCGTGTGAACTCCGTTGCTCC GGGCCCGGTCAAAACTGCTCTGACGGAGTCGCTTGGCCAAGAAGCTCTGACTCAGCTCTTCGCTCCACGAATGGCACTTGGCAGGATAGCGGACCCAGAAGATGTCACGCCTGCTTTTATGTTCTTGCTGAGCGATGCATCGGGGTATATGACTGGAACGGTATAA